One genomic region from Jilunia laotingensis encodes:
- a CDS encoding UDP-glucose dehydrogenase family protein has translation MNIAIVGTGYVGLVSGTCFAELGANVICVDVDIDKIEKLKAGIIPIYEPNLASMVVRNVKAGRLEFETDLASILNQVEVIFIAVGTPPCEDGSADLKYVLEVAKTIGWNMNKYLLVVTKSTVPVGTAEKMKTVIQAELNKRGVSIEFDVASNPEFLKEGNAIDDFMKPDRVVVGVESEKSRELMTRLYKPMLLNNFRVIFMDIPSAEMTKYAANSMLATRISFMNDIANLCELVGADVNMVRKGIGTDSRIGSKFLYSGCGYGGSCFPKDVKALIKTASVNGYTMRVLNAVEEVNVIQKNVLFEKFKKRYDGDVAGRKVAIWGLAFKPETDDMREAPALVLIDSLLKAGCEVCAYDPVAMDECKKRVGDRISYADNMYDAVIDADVIFHVTEWKEFRIPSWEAIKRLMKPNPVIIDGRNVLSEAIQNGFEYLKIG, from the coding sequence ATGAATATAGCTATTGTTGGTACAGGATACGTGGGTCTTGTTTCTGGAACATGCTTTGCAGAGCTGGGTGCAAATGTGATATGTGTAGATGTTGACATAGATAAGATAGAAAAATTGAAGGCTGGAATAATTCCAATATATGAGCCAAATTTGGCAAGTATGGTTGTTCGTAATGTAAAAGCAGGCCGATTGGAGTTTGAAACGGATTTGGCATCTATATTAAATCAGGTAGAAGTTATATTTATTGCAGTAGGAACTCCTCCCTGTGAGGATGGTAGCGCAGACTTAAAATATGTGCTTGAAGTTGCAAAGACAATAGGATGGAACATGAATAAGTATCTTCTTGTCGTGACTAAAAGCACAGTACCCGTGGGGACGGCCGAAAAGATGAAAACCGTTATTCAAGCCGAATTGAATAAGAGGGGGGTAAGTATAGAATTCGATGTTGCTTCTAATCCTGAATTCTTAAAAGAAGGCAATGCTATTGATGATTTCATGAAGCCTGACAGGGTTGTAGTAGGAGTGGAGTCGGAAAAGTCTAGAGAATTAATGACTCGTCTTTATAAACCTATGTTATTGAATAATTTCCGTGTGATATTTATGGACATTCCTTCTGCAGAAATGACTAAATATGCAGCAAATTCAATGTTGGCTACTCGAATAAGCTTTATGAATGATATAGCAAATCTTTGTGAGCTAGTGGGAGCAGATGTAAATATGGTGCGCAAAGGCATAGGGACAGACAGCCGTATCGGAAGTAAATTTCTTTATTCAGGGTGTGGATATGGAGGATCTTGTTTTCCTAAAGATGTAAAGGCATTGATAAAAACTGCAAGTGTAAATGGATACACTATGCGTGTTCTTAATGCTGTAGAAGAGGTAAATGTTATACAAAAGAACGTATTGTTTGAGAAATTCAAAAAAAGATACGATGGGGATGTCGCAGGGCGTAAGGTAGCTATTTGGGGATTGGCATTTAAACCGGAAACAGATGATATGCGGGAGGCGCCAGCATTGGTGTTGATTGATAGCTTACTGAAAGCGGGTTGTGAGGTTTGTGCTTATGATCCGGTAGCGATGGATGAGTGTAAGAAAAGGGTTGGTGATAGAATAAGTTATGCAGATAATATGTATGATGCTGTAATTGATGCAGATGTTATATTTCATGTGACTGAATGGAAAGAATTTCGAATACCTAGCTGGGAGGCAATAAAACGTTTAATGAAACCGAATCCTGTCATAATTGATGGCCGGAATGTTCTTTCAGAAGCTATTCAAAATGGATTTGAATATTTAAAAATTGGATGA
- a CDS encoding glycosyltransferase family 2 protein — MIDISVIIPSYKPSSYFGDCISSIYTQTFAKEKIEVIVVVNGCDYSYISYALDILNQAKGLQFKLFYSMEPGVSNARNIALDYARGKYICFVDDDDIVSQTYLENMISLIENKSIVVSNVRAFVDRLENTKDDYIAYTYARLKKYGFSCNKFLVRRFFSSSCCKLIPRSVIGDSRFNVKFKNGEDALFMFLISDKIEKVIIADEHSIYYRRVRSDSLSRQKRNFKEDIKISFNLSLAFLSLFIRRFHKTNILFGINRVLAPYRRLFIIRYK, encoded by the coding sequence ATGATTGATATATCTGTTATAATTCCTTCTTATAAACCTAGTAGCTATTTTGGAGATTGTATCTCTTCAATATACACACAAACATTTGCAAAAGAGAAAATTGAAGTTATTGTTGTTGTAAATGGATGTGATTATTCTTATATTAGTTATGCATTAGATATTTTAAATCAAGCCAAAGGTTTGCAATTTAAACTTTTTTATAGCATGGAACCGGGAGTTTCTAATGCACGTAATATTGCTTTAGATTATGCAAGGGGGAAATATATTTGTTTTGTAGATGATGATGATATAGTATCTCAAACATATTTAGAAAATATGATTTCATTAATAGAGAATAAATCTATTGTGGTAAGTAACGTACGTGCATTTGTCGATCGTTTGGAGAATACCAAAGATGATTATATCGCATATACTTATGCGAGGTTAAAGAAGTATGGATTTTCTTGCAACAAATTTTTGGTCAGACGTTTCTTTTCATCTAGTTGTTGTAAATTAATTCCTAGATCCGTAATTGGTGATTCTCGTTTTAATGTTAAATTTAAAAATGGAGAAGATGCTCTTTTTATGTTTTTAATTTCAGATAAGATAGAAAAAGTGATTATTGCGGATGAGCATTCCATTTACTATAGAAGAGTAAGATCAGATTCTTTATCCCGTCAAAAGCGGAATTTTAAAGAAGATATAAAAATATCTTTCAATTTATCATTGGCTTTTTTGAGCTTATTTATTCGTCGGTTTCATAAAACCAATATCCTTTTTGGCATTAATAGAGTTTTAGCTCCTTATCGTAGACTTTTTATAATTAGATACAAATGA
- a CDS encoding EpsG family protein — translation MILYISAFVFSFLSQFSTQLRVNKQWKFLFLFLLGVFLCSGYMTGTDWRSYEPMYEKIDFSNLFFDYYAEPGYYIYMLLFKMFGIGFWPFFIFTKVICYVIFIKKLIYYSGKYFYLSLTFFIPWFGIYLFIDNPMRNLLAITVFICSIKYILEREKGKYFFMIFLAASFHVSSLIFLLFYFIGNSRVRTNVYIIYFVLFNLVFANREPLIKVIDLLFGNIPYIAYKINAYVVEHNEAAEGRLLSLGMLFHILFFVLLLWKRKLIESMPFGTFIFNCSICYLILYRLSTTIEIFSRFQLFLSLFYCISISFLINAFSKRSRTIYAFYLLLLAFIANTKIFADERYIPYTNYFSYFINGDLPSYKERAAFNYRYSPYAKE, via the coding sequence ATGATTTTATACATATCAGCCTTTGTATTTAGCTTTTTATCCCAGTTTTCAACGCAGTTGCGTGTAAACAAGCAGTGGAAGTTCCTTTTTTTGTTTTTATTGGGTGTTTTCCTTTGTAGTGGATATATGACTGGAACTGATTGGAGAAGCTATGAACCAATGTATGAAAAGATAGATTTTTCCAATTTGTTTTTTGATTACTATGCGGAACCAGGTTATTATATTTATATGTTACTTTTTAAAATGTTTGGCATAGGATTTTGGCCGTTTTTCATATTTACGAAAGTTATTTGTTATGTCATATTTATTAAAAAGCTTATTTATTACTCTGGAAAATATTTTTATTTATCTCTTACTTTTTTTATTCCTTGGTTTGGAATTTATCTGTTTATAGATAATCCAATGAGAAATTTGTTGGCTATCACAGTTTTTATTTGTAGTATAAAATATATTCTTGAAAGGGAAAAAGGTAAATATTTTTTTATGATTTTTCTTGCTGCATCTTTTCATGTTTCTTCTTTGATTTTTCTTTTGTTTTATTTTATTGGAAATAGCAGAGTGAGAACGAATGTGTATATAATATATTTTGTATTGTTTAATCTTGTCTTTGCAAACAGAGAACCTCTAATTAAAGTTATAGATTTGTTATTTGGAAATATCCCTTATATTGCCTATAAAATCAATGCTTATGTAGTAGAACATAATGAAGCTGCCGAAGGACGATTATTGTCTTTGGGCATGCTTTTTCATATTTTATTTTTTGTATTACTTTTATGGAAAAGGAAGCTGATAGAGTCAATGCCCTTTGGGACATTTATATTTAATTGTTCAATTTGTTATTTAATTCTTTATCGACTTTCAACTACTATTGAGATATTTTCTAGATTTCAGCTTTTCTTATCATTATTCTATTGCATTTCAATCTCATTTTTGATTAATGCTTTCTCTAAGAGATCTAGAACAATATATGCTTTTTATCTTTTGTTATTAGCCTTTATTGCAAATACTAAAATATTTGCTGATGAACGTTATATACCCTATACTAATTATTTTTCATATTTTATAAATGGCGATTTGCCTTCATATAAAGAACGAGCTGCATTTAATTATAGGTATTCTCCTTATGCAAAAGAATAA
- the wecB gene encoding non-hydrolyzing UDP-N-acetylglucosamine 2-epimerase → MKRVMLVFGTRPEAIKMAPLVKEFQKYQKEFQTIVCVTGQHREMLDQVLRIFDIIPDYDLDIMKQGQDLYDVTTRVLNGMRDVLKEVQPDIVLVHGDTTTSTASALAAFYQQIPVGHVEAGLRTHNIYSPWPEEMNRLITGRIASYHFSPTQLSRQNLLDEGIKDSAITVTGNTVIDALYMVVDKIKGSRELNKELKGILISSGYDIDRLLDGKKLVLITGHRRENFGDGFISMCQAIKTLTLQYPEVDFVYPMHLNPNVRKPIHEVFGDNLSKLANMFFIEPLEYLSFVYLMEKSTIVLTDSGGIQEEAPGLGKPVLVMRDTTERPEALEAGTVKLVGTNYDMIINEVSALLDNVAYYEEMSKAVNPYGDGSACDRIIKKIVQI, encoded by the coding sequence ATGAAAAGAGTGATGTTGGTCTTCGGTACTCGTCCCGAAGCCATTAAGATGGCTCCTTTAGTGAAAGAGTTTCAGAAATATCAGAAAGAATTCCAAACTATCGTATGTGTTACTGGTCAGCATCGTGAAATGCTTGACCAAGTGCTTCGTATTTTTGATATAATACCAGATTATGACTTGGACATCATGAAACAAGGACAAGATTTGTATGATGTGACGACCCGTGTTTTGAATGGAATGCGCGATGTATTGAAAGAAGTACAACCTGATATTGTTCTGGTTCATGGTGACACTACAACTTCTACAGCATCGGCTTTAGCGGCTTTTTATCAGCAGATTCCTGTTGGACATGTGGAAGCTGGGCTTCGTACCCATAATATTTACAGTCCTTGGCCGGAAGAAATGAATAGATTAATTACGGGACGCATTGCTTCTTATCATTTCTCTCCAACTCAGCTGAGTCGGCAGAATTTGTTGGATGAAGGGATAAAAGATTCTGCCATTACTGTAACAGGTAATACTGTAATTGATGCTCTTTACATGGTAGTGGATAAAATAAAGGGCAGTAGAGAACTTAATAAAGAATTAAAAGGTATTTTGATATCTTCAGGATATGATATAGACCGATTATTGGATGGGAAAAAGCTGGTTTTGATAACCGGTCACCGTCGTGAAAATTTTGGAGATGGATTCATCTCCATGTGTCAGGCTATAAAGACTCTTACATTGCAATACCCAGAGGTCGATTTTGTCTATCCAATGCATTTAAATCCTAATGTTCGTAAGCCGATTCATGAAGTTTTTGGAGATAATTTGTCAAAGTTGGCTAATATGTTCTTTATTGAACCATTGGAATATCTATCCTTTGTGTATCTTATGGAAAAATCGACAATTGTATTGACAGATAGTGGAGGTATTCAGGAAGAGGCTCCAGGACTTGGAAAACCTGTACTTGTAATGCGGGATACAACTGAGCGTCCGGAAGCACTGGAAGCAGGGACAGTGAAATTGGTAGGTACAAATTATGATATGATTATAAATGAAGTTTCTGCCTTGTTGGATAATGTGGCATATTATGAAGAAATGAGTAAGGCTGTGAATCCTTATGGAGATGGATCGGCTTGTGATAGGATAATAAAAAAGATAGTACAAATATAA
- the wecC gene encoding UDP-N-acetyl-D-mannosamine dehydrogenase, translating into MRACFMGLGYIGLPTAIIAAKHGIEIIGVDINPKVVEMTNQGKLHIIEPGMPELLQEVVSNGQLKASTKPENSDAYFMVVPTPFKGNHEPDTSYVEAATRAVIPLLKEGDLYVIESTSPVGTTDKMAELIFDLRPDLKDKLYIAYCPERVLPGNVIYELVHNDRVVGGMNEASTDKAIEFYSKFVQGTLHRTNCKTAEMCKLTENSSRDVQIAFANELSLICDKAGINVWELIKLANKHPRVNILQPGCGVGGHCIAVDPYFITADFPMESKIIATAREINNYKAFWCVEKVENAMLKFELAHHRKPTIAMMGLAFKPDIDDLREAPAKYITTKVMQSCNNADILIVEPNVKEHNVFKLTDYQEAYAKADIVVLLVAHTPFKSLPYDNKKVILDFCGIYKK; encoded by the coding sequence ATGAGAGCATGTTTTATGGGTTTGGGCTATATTGGCCTGCCTACAGCCATTATCGCTGCTAAACACGGCATAGAAATTATTGGTGTTGATATAAATCCCAAAGTTGTGGAAATGACCAATCAAGGGAAACTGCATATAATTGAACCTGGTATGCCGGAACTTCTTCAAGAAGTGGTATCCAATGGTCAATTAAAGGCTTCTACAAAACCGGAAAATAGTGATGCTTATTTTATGGTAGTACCAACTCCTTTTAAGGGGAATCATGAACCTGACACATCTTATGTAGAAGCAGCTACTCGTGCCGTTATTCCTTTGCTGAAAGAGGGAGATTTGTATGTGATAGAGTCAACTTCTCCTGTGGGTACAACTGATAAAATGGCAGAATTGATATTTGATTTACGCCCAGATCTGAAAGATAAACTTTACATCGCTTATTGTCCGGAACGTGTTCTTCCTGGAAATGTTATTTACGAATTGGTACATAATGACCGTGTGGTTGGTGGTATGAATGAAGCTTCTACGGATAAAGCTATAGAGTTTTATAGTAAATTCGTGCAAGGCACACTTCATCGTACTAATTGTAAAACCGCTGAAATGTGCAAATTAACGGAGAATTCGTCTCGGGATGTACAAATAGCTTTTGCAAATGAACTCTCTTTGATTTGTGATAAAGCGGGGATTAATGTCTGGGAACTAATCAAATTGGCCAATAAACACCCTCGGGTGAATATCCTTCAGCCGGGTTGTGGAGTGGGTGGTCACTGTATTGCGGTAGACCCTTATTTTATTACAGCTGATTTTCCAATGGAGTCAAAAATCATAGCTACTGCCCGTGAGATTAATAATTATAAGGCTTTTTGGTGTGTGGAGAAGGTTGAAAATGCAATGTTGAAGTTTGAATTGGCACATCACCGTAAACCTACCATAGCAATGATGGGGTTAGCATTCAAACCGGATATTGATGATTTGCGTGAGGCTCCTGCAAAATACATCACCACTAAGGTAATGCAAAGTTGCAACAATGCGGATATTTTAATAGTCGAGCCTAATGTAAAAGAGCATAATGTGTTTAAGCTTACTGATTATCAAGAGGCTTACGCAAAAGCAGATATTGTAGTGCTTTTGGTTGCACATACTCCATTCAAGTCTCTTCCTTATGATAATAAGAAAGTAATTCTTGATTTCTGTGGTATATATAAGAAATAA
- a CDS encoding TDP-N-acetylfucosamine:lipid II N-acetylfucosaminyltransferase has translation MFNIHLVRDEKFINSSFEIFERFYPNKNLFVVDTNETDKKYVNQRDNVIFLPFSQLDWLKIIGKYLIDKTCNVNVIVHYLTENSAIRALELKKKGFVNNLYWIFYGADLYNYLEIKGKYHLYDYNVKGRDCFIHKYVKLLLGRYNYVDAFCSQLNYFCFWNYYDYEILCDNIKTNAKFKLFYYVNTLKKPNDKLFDSGSDFSNILVNNSASYTGNHLTVLNKLSKLGVNNSRIILPLSYGPSPHITLIEKEIEKLFLKEDYFLLKEYLPINTYYDIVNTCQYAVMGHRRQEAGGNIGYLLRSGSKVFLREDNNLLRYYKDLGCFVYSFEKDLISSDALFPLNIDQKKVNRDIIEGMVSSQKIEDMMTNLLKD, from the coding sequence ATGTTCAATATTCATTTGGTTAGAGATGAAAAGTTTATAAATTCTTCATTTGAAATATTTGAAAGATTTTATCCCAATAAAAATTTATTTGTTGTTGATACAAATGAAACTGATAAAAAATATGTTAACCAAAGAGATAATGTAATATTCCTTCCTTTTTCACAGCTTGATTGGTTGAAAATTATTGGTAAATATCTTATCGATAAAACTTGCAATGTTAATGTTATAGTGCATTATCTAACGGAAAACTCTGCTATTAGGGCATTAGAGTTAAAGAAGAAGGGATTTGTAAATAATTTATATTGGATATTCTATGGAGCAGATTTATATAATTATTTAGAAATAAAGGGTAAATACCATTTGTATGATTATAATGTAAAAGGGCGAGATTGTTTTATTCATAAATATGTGAAATTACTTTTAGGGCGATATAATTACGTAGATGCTTTTTGTTCACAATTAAATTATTTTTGTTTTTGGAATTATTATGATTATGAAATTCTATGTGATAATATAAAAACGAATGCTAAGTTCAAACTATTCTATTATGTGAATACTTTGAAAAAACCTAATGATAAATTGTTTGATAGTGGAAGTGATTTTAGCAATATATTAGTAAATAATTCGGCTTCATATACGGGCAATCATTTAACGGTGTTAAATAAACTAAGCAAGCTTGGTGTAAATAATTCTAGAATAATACTTCCTTTAAGTTATGGTCCTTCACCTCATATAACTTTGATTGAAAAAGAAATAGAAAAATTATTTCTGAAAGAAGATTATTTTCTTTTAAAAGAATATTTGCCAATAAACACTTATTATGATATTGTAAATACTTGCCAATATGCGGTGATGGGGCATCGAAGACAGGAAGCAGGTGGAAACATTGGTTATTTATTGCGCAGTGGGAGCAAGGTGTTTTTACGTGAGGATAATAATCTATTGCGATATTATAAAGATCTTGGTTGCTTTGTTTATTCGTTTGAGAAGGATTTGATTTCGTCTGATGCTTTATTTCCTTTAAATATTGATCAAAAAAAAGTTAATAGAGATATTATTGAAGGCATGGTTTCTTCTCAAAAGATTGAAGATATGATGACAAATTTATTGAAAGATTGA
- a CDS encoding sugar-transfer associated ATP-grasp domain-containing protein, giving the protein MKDRYFGISPRIARWKIDTPLENWLSHKADNSEFWKKIYVGYYSIFDREYYEGGVRLAKEAIELHKEELKRYTVDDVVRDMVYCLHRFGISFQDYCIYGFIDKKYRCRASFVSDKLRYHYCDILNKENILSLMTDKYACYKKYHKFFKRDVLGCYNETDKGHFLSFADKHKHFIFKPLEEHSGHGIKIVSSKETDINMFFTEMIAKGAFVVEELINQGRETAIMHPQSVNSLRVVTFVLEGKVNIIGVTWRIGVGNAVMDNAGSGGIYASIDPEYGFVQTDAINYRGEHFNIHPDTNIQIVGYKLPKWDEALSLIHDMAVNVEGATLISWDIAYSDKGWLMIEANDNGDWSIIQSNKKIGKKAELYSYMDEYFKNIYR; this is encoded by the coding sequence ATGAAAGATAGATATTTTGGTATATCTCCCCGCATTGCACGTTGGAAGATTGATACTCCACTTGAGAACTGGCTAAGTCATAAAGCTGATAATTCGGAGTTCTGGAAGAAAATATATGTAGGGTATTATAGTATCTTTGATAGGGAATACTATGAGGGTGGTGTGCGACTGGCGAAAGAGGCTATTGAATTGCATAAAGAAGAATTGAAACGGTATACCGTGGATGACGTTGTGCGTGATATGGTCTATTGCTTACATCGGTTTGGCATAAGTTTTCAAGATTATTGCATATATGGATTCATAGACAAAAAATATCGTTGTAGGGCATCTTTTGTATCCGATAAGTTGAGATATCATTACTGTGATATTCTGAATAAAGAAAATATTTTGTCATTAATGACTGATAAATACGCATGTTATAAGAAATATCATAAATTCTTTAAACGTGATGTGTTGGGATGTTATAATGAAACAGATAAAGGCCATTTCTTATCTTTTGCTGATAAGCATAAGCACTTTATTTTTAAGCCTTTGGAAGAACATTCCGGACATGGAATTAAAATTGTCTCTTCAAAGGAAACAGATATTAATATGTTTTTTACTGAAATGATTGCTAAAGGGGCTTTTGTAGTAGAAGAACTTATTAATCAGGGTAGAGAGACGGCCATTATGCATCCGCAGTCAGTGAACTCGTTGCGTGTAGTTACATTCGTTTTGGAGGGTAAAGTTAATATTATAGGCGTGACCTGGAGAATTGGCGTAGGAAATGCCGTAATGGACAATGCCGGTTCCGGAGGCATATATGCAAGCATTGACCCTGAATACGGATTCGTTCAAACGGATGCGATTAATTATAGGGGAGAGCATTTTAATATTCACCCGGATACGAATATTCAAATTGTAGGTTATAAGTTACCAAAATGGGATGAAGCTTTATCTTTAATACATGATATGGCAGTCAACGTTGAGGGTGCTACATTGATATCTTGGGATATCGCATACAGTGACAAGGGTTGGCTTATGATTGAAGCGAATGATAATGGGGATTGGAGTATTATACAATCCAACAAGAAGATCGGGAAGAAAGCGGAATTGTATTCGTATATGGATGAGTATTTTAAAAATATTTATCGATGA
- a CDS encoding NAD-dependent epimerase/dehydratase family protein, which translates to MMKTILVFGATGTLGAYVSVHFHKLGYRVLAVGHRKSDNGFFADYNIPYYSVDISKAEDFKKLPAEGINLVAHFAGALPASMRGYDGSLYIDTVIKGTYNILEFMRMNHIPKIIFPQSLFDVSYLFGSKIPIPADSEMKAPMDGDHAMYVIAKIAAVQMIEHYYKVHGIKRFILRLSRVYVYHPNPYTFTNGEKVMVSDRFFMQRAESGEPIVIWGDPERLLETCCVEDFLQIVEKCAESRLDGGLYNIGSGGSTLDERIHAIVDVFSDPDNKPVVTYDPDKRSAMQFVLDISKTKSELGYEPRYSWKDYCKWFMNERRLQRFAKLWGTEEDYK; encoded by the coding sequence ATGATGAAAACAATTTTGGTTTTTGGTGCTACGGGCACATTGGGTGCATATGTCTCCGTTCATTTCCATAAATTGGGATATAGGGTTTTGGCGGTCGGACACAGGAAGAGTGACAACGGCTTTTTTGCAGACTATAACATACCTTATTATTCGGTGGACATTTCAAAAGCTGAGGATTTTAAGAAATTGCCAGCCGAGGGCATAAACCTGGTCGCTCATTTTGCCGGGGCCTTGCCGGCTTCTATGCGGGGCTATGATGGTTCGTTATACATTGACACTGTCATTAAGGGTACATACAACATATTGGAATTCATGAGGATGAACCACATTCCTAAAATAATTTTCCCGCAGTCTCTTTTTGATGTAAGTTACTTGTTTGGATCGAAGATACCGATACCTGCTGATTCGGAAATGAAAGCTCCCATGGATGGTGACCATGCCATGTATGTGATAGCTAAGATTGCCGCGGTCCAAATGATTGAGCATTATTATAAAGTACATGGCATAAAACGTTTTATCCTTCGTTTATCCCGTGTCTATGTCTATCATCCAAACCCTTACACGTTTACCAATGGTGAGAAAGTGATGGTGTCGGATCGTTTTTTCATGCAAAGGGCGGAAAGTGGTGAGCCCATTGTCATATGGGGTGATCCCGAGCGTCTTCTTGAGACCTGCTGTGTCGAAGATTTTTTGCAAATAGTGGAGAAATGTGCAGAGTCCCGACTTGACGGTGGATTGTATAACATAGGTAGCGGGGGCTCTACGCTTGATGAACGTATCCATGCCATTGTTGATGTGTTCTCCGATCCGGACAATAAGCCGGTTGTGACGTATGATCCGGACAAGCGTTCAGCCATGCAATTCGTCCTTGATATCAGTAAGACGAAATCCGAGCTTGGCTATGAACCACGGTACTCGTGGAAAGATTATTGTAAATGGTTTATGAATGAACGCAGGCTCCAGCGTTTTGCCAAACTGTGGGGCACGGAAGAGGATTATAAATAG
- a CDS encoding ATP-grasp domain-containing protein — protein sequence MKKRIAIIGASTGQLPLCKKAKEMGLETYCFAWPEGAVCKEYVDHFIPISIFEMDKIFQYCRDCNVDGVASNASEETALVVSYVAERLGKVCTPYRVLMNIQNKVFVRQKTNAIPVLAQVRFEVGPLENLMSSFPRPYVLKPVKGAAKKGVNFVDRSVENLSVPYDLKDATFMAEEYIVGKEYSVESISYNNRHEVIQITEKVGTGAPHFVELEHHQPACLPVFVEERIRNVIPLVLSSIGFINGASHTEIKVDDKNSIYLIEVNPRGGGDYISNALINLSTDYDYLEKLLLVALDMYEPVAVHNIAYSGIYFLSAYTSRLLPCFDMPEEDWIVLRERRGKELTASCSNYDRNGFILYCSNKKIIL from the coding sequence ATGAAAAAAAGAATAGCCATCATAGGAGCATCCACCGGGCAATTGCCGCTTTGCAAAAAAGCTAAGGAAATGGGGTTGGAAACCTATTGTTTTGCTTGGCCTGAAGGGGCGGTATGTAAGGAATATGTTGATCATTTTATCCCAATTTCAATATTTGAGATGGATAAGATCTTCCAATATTGCCGGGATTGCAATGTGGACGGGGTTGCATCCAATGCATCTGAAGAGACCGCGCTTGTGGTATCATACGTTGCCGAGAGGCTGGGGAAGGTCTGTACGCCCTATCGAGTACTCATGAATATTCAGAATAAAGTGTTCGTCCGGCAAAAGACCAACGCTATTCCTGTTCTTGCCCAAGTAAGGTTTGAGGTCGGTCCCTTAGAAAATCTTATGTCCTCCTTTCCCCGTCCCTATGTTCTCAAACCTGTAAAAGGCGCGGCCAAGAAAGGGGTGAACTTTGTGGATCGTTCAGTGGAAAATTTATCGGTTCCTTATGACTTGAAGGATGCCACTTTCATGGCCGAAGAGTATATCGTGGGAAAAGAATATTCCGTGGAGTCCATCTCTTACAATAACCGGCATGAAGTCATCCAGATAACAGAAAAGGTAGGAACCGGGGCTCCGCATTTTGTAGAACTGGAACACCACCAACCCGCTTGTTTGCCGGTGTTTGTTGAGGAACGGATTAGGAATGTGATTCCGCTTGTCCTGTCCTCAATCGGTTTTATAAATGGAGCTTCACATACTGAAATAAAAGTGGATGATAAAAATAGTATCTATCTGATAGAAGTCAATCCGAGAGGAGGTGGGGATTATATCTCGAATGCCTTGATAAATCTGTCAACTGACTATGACTATTTGGAAAAATTGCTCCTCGTGGCTTTGGACATGTATGAACCGGTGGCGGTTCATAATATCGCGTATTCAGGCATTTATTTTCTATCAGCATATACGTCTCGCTTGTTGCCCTGTTTTGACATGCCCGAGGAGGACTGGATCGTTTTGAGGGAAAGGAGGGGCAAGGAGCTTACAGCTTCATGTTCCAACTATGATCGTAACGGTTTCATACTTTATTGCTCGAATAAAAAAATTATTTTATGA